One genomic region from Sulfurimonas sp. encodes:
- a CDS encoding DUF2061 domain-containing protein, whose translation MHEKPFRSIVKTISWRALGTIDTMVISYFITGNLKMAASIGAIELFTKMFLYYFHERAWSKSSFGLIKTPQDYQI comes from the coding sequence ATGCATGAAAAGCCTTTTAGAAGTATTGTCAAGACTATCTCATGGAGAGCACTTGGAACAATAGACACTATGGTTATTTCTTACTTTATAACAGGTAATCTTAAAATGGCTGCATCTATTGGAGCGATTGAGCTTTTTACAAAAATGTTTCTTTACTATTTTCATGAAAGAGCTTGGAGTAAGTCATCTTTTGGCTTAATTAAAACTCCTCAAGACTACCAAATATAG
- a CDS encoding phosphoadenylyl-sulfate reductase, with product MDTTNLNERFKNLSPQEVLEYFLKKYGTKAALSSSFGAEDQVITDMLLKLDKKANIFTLDTGRLHPQTYSVMDATNLKYGVKVNVFFPKTDEVQKLYQEQGVNGFYESIENRKTCCFVRKIEPLQRALGELSIWITGLRATQSVTREELKVIEFDKVNKVIKVNPLLMWSEEDVWSYIKENKVPYNSLHDEGFPSIGCAPCTRAIKDGDDVRSGRWWWENPEHKECGLHTK from the coding sequence ATGGACACAACTAACTTAAATGAAAGATTTAAAAACTTATCACCTCAAGAGGTTTTAGAGTATTTTTTAAAAAAATACGGAACTAAAGCAGCATTATCAAGTAGTTTTGGTGCTGAAGACCAAGTTATAACAGATATGTTGCTTAAACTTGATAAAAAGGCAAATATATTTACACTAGATACTGGAAGACTTCATCCACAAACATATAGTGTGATGGATGCTACAAACCTAAAATATGGTGTAAAAGTTAATGTTTTTTTTCCTAAAACTGATGAAGTTCAAAAACTATACCAAGAACAAGGGGTAAATGGTTTTTATGAATCTATTGAAAATAGAAAGACATGTTGTTTTGTTAGAAAGATAGAGCCTCTTCAAAGAGCTTTAGGAGAATTATCTATTTGGATAACGGGACTTAGAGCTACTCAGAGTGTAACAAGAGAAGAACTTAAGGTTATTGAGTTTGATAAAGTAAACAAGGTTATAAAAGTAAATCCTCTACTTATGTGGAGTGAAGAAGATGTATGGTCATACATAAAAGAAAACAAAGTTCCATACAACTCACTTCATGACGAGGGCTTTCCAAGTATTGGTTGTGCTCCTTGTACAAGAGCCATTAAAGATGGAGATGATGTAAGAAGCGGTAGATGGTGGTGGGAAAACCCAGAGCATAAAGAGTGTGGACTGCACACAAAATAA
- the cysD gene encoding sulfate adenylyltransferase subunit CysD — MISTERLTHLKQLEAESMHIMREVIAEFENPAMLYSVGKDSAVMLHLAQKAFFPAKLPFPLLHVDTRWKFKEMIAFRDEMAKKLGFELLVHTNPDGIEQDIGPFTHGSAVHTDIMKTQGLKQALNKYKFDAVFGGARRDEEKSRAKERIYSFRDEKHRWDPKNQRPELWNIYNSRVKKGESIRVFPLSNWTELDIWQYIYLEGIPIVPLYLAKKRPVVVRDGVKILVDDDRLPLKEGEVPTMESVRFRTLGCYPLTGAVESEATTLPEIIQEMLLTKTSERQGRVIDNDSAGSMEKKKIEGYF, encoded by the coding sequence ATGATAAGCACCGAACGATTAACACATTTAAAACAACTAGAAGCTGAGTCTATGCACATCATGAGAGAAGTTATAGCAGAGTTTGAAAACCCTGCAATGCTTTACTCTGTTGGTAAAGATTCTGCAGTTATGTTGCACTTAGCTCAAAAAGCTTTTTTTCCTGCAAAATTACCATTTCCCCTACTTCATGTAGATACTAGATGGAAATTTAAAGAGATGATAGCTTTTCGTGATGAGATGGCTAAAAAACTCGGGTTTGAACTTTTAGTTCATACAAATCCAGATGGTATAGAACAAGATATAGGACCATTTACTCATGGTAGTGCAGTTCATACTGATATTATGAAAACACAAGGTTTAAAACAAGCACTTAACAAGTATAAGTTTGACGCTGTTTTTGGTGGAGCAAGAAGAGATGAAGAAAAATCTCGTGCAAAAGAGAGAATCTATTCTTTTCGTGATGAAAAACATAGATGGGATCCAAAAAATCAAAGACCAGAACTTTGGAATATATACAATTCAAGAGTAAAAAAAGGTGAAAGTATTCGAGTATTTCCACTTTCAAACTGGACGGAACTTGATATTTGGCAATATATTTATCTTGAAGGGATTCCTATTGTTCCTCTTTACTTAGCTAAAAAAAGACCAGTTGTCGTGAGAGATGGTGTCAAAATTTTAGTTGATGATGATAGATTACCATTAAAAGAAGGTGAAGTACCAACTATGGAGAGTGTAAGATTTAGAACACTTGGTTGTTACCCTCTAACTGGTGCCGTAGAGTCAGAGGCAACAACACTTCCTGAAATCATTCAAGAGATGCTACTAACAAAAACAAGTGAGCGTCAAGGTAGAGTCATAGATAATGACTCTGCAGGCTCAATGGAAAAGAAAAAAATAGAGGGATACTTTTAA
- the cysN gene encoding sulfate adenylyltransferase subunit CysN has product MSILDKKIADDIQSYLKEHENKQLLRFITCGSVDDGKSTLIGRLLHDSKMIFEDQLAAIKNDSKKSGTTGEKFDLSLLVDGLQSEREQGITIDVAYRYFATDKRKFIIADTPGHEQYTRNMATGASTADLAIILIDARYGVQTQTKRHSFITKMLGIKHLIIAVNKMDLVDFSQQRYEEITAEYLDFAKELGLTSDLTFIPLSALDGDNVVNRSSKSPWYKGETLMNTIENIEISSDRDLTHFRMPVQYVNRPNLDFRGFCGTISAGIISVGDSITVLPSGKSSTVKEIVTYDGNLEHAYAQQAITITLNDEIDISRGDILVKSDEQPDIASDFDVNIVWMDEQPLTKGKQYFIKRASTVTTGTIESFYHKTDVNTLEQQSANLLNLNEIGHAKLSLNQKIAFDAYDHIKAMGSFIIIDRITNNTVGAGMIIKKSDTNTKASIHEHSEFEVEFNALVRKHFPHWEAKEIL; this is encoded by the coding sequence ATGTCAATATTAGATAAAAAAATAGCTGATGATATACAGAGTTATTTAAAAGAACATGAAAACAAACAGCTACTAAGATTTATAACTTGTGGTAGTGTTGATGATGGAAAAAGCACTCTTATTGGAAGACTTTTACATGATTCTAAGATGATTTTTGAAGATCAACTTGCAGCTATTAAAAATGATAGTAAAAAAAGTGGTACTACTGGAGAAAAGTTTGACTTATCTCTTTTAGTAGATGGGTTACAAAGTGAAAGAGAGCAAGGGATAACTATTGATGTTGCTTACAGATACTTTGCAACTGATAAAAGAAAGTTTATCATTGCAGATACTCCCGGACATGAGCAGTACACTAGAAATATGGCGACAGGTGCTTCAACAGCAGACTTAGCGATAATACTAATAGATGCTAGATATGGAGTTCAAACACAGACAAAAAGACACTCTTTTATAACAAAAATGTTAGGTATTAAGCACTTAATCATTGCAGTTAATAAAATGGACTTAGTTGATTTTTCACAGCAAAGATACGAAGAGATTACTGCTGAGTATTTAGATTTTGCTAAAGAGTTAGGATTAACTTCTGACCTTACTTTTATACCGCTATCTGCACTAGATGGAGACAATGTTGTAAATAGAAGTTCTAAATCACCTTGGTATAAGGGTGAGACTTTGATGAATACAATAGAGAACATTGAAATTTCATCAGACAGAGATTTAACTCACTTTAGAATGCCTGTTCAGTATGTAAATAGACCAAACCTTGATTTTAGAGGTTTTTGTGGGACTATTTCAGCAGGAATCATAAGTGTTGGAGATTCTATAACTGTTTTACCTTCTGGTAAAAGTTCAACTGTTAAAGAGATTGTAACTTACGATGGAAATTTAGAACATGCTTATGCTCAGCAGGCTATTACTATTACTCTAAATGATGAGATAGATATTTCTCGTGGAGATATTTTAGTAAAAAGTGATGAACAACCTGATATAGCGAGTGACTTTGATGTAAACATAGTTTGGATGGATGAGCAACCTTTAACTAAAGGCAAGCAATACTTTATAAAAAGAGCTTCAACTGTAACAACAGGGACTATAGAATCTTTTTATCATAAAACTGATGTAAATACACTGGAGCAACAAAGTGCAAACCTACTCAACTTAAATGAGATTGGTCATGCAAAACTATCTTTAAATCAAAAGATAGCCTTTGATGCGTATGACCATATAAAAGCGATGGGTTCTTTTATCATCATAGATAGAATCACAAACAATACAGTTGGTGCTGGAATGATTATTAAAAAGTCTGATACTAACACTAAGGCATCTATACATGAGCATTCAGAGTTTGAAGTTGAATTTAACGCTCTTGTTAGAAAGCACTTTCCTCACTGGGAAGCTAAAGAAATTTTGTAG
- a CDS encoding nitrite/sulfite reductase: protein MTKIMKKENPAQRVERIKKEKSGIDVLKDIHEYAIHNKEIDPEDIDRFKWYGLYTQNKNLQADDDETLYFMLRVKLVLGSINIEQMRVLADISKEFARETANITTRQAVQFHFIQVRDLPEIFFRLKSVGLSTLFAAGDVPRNITTCPVSSIDKSEIYDVSALALELNAYLDGNKELVNLPRKYKVGISGCSKHCMGHEIQDLSFTAVKSANGEVLFDVSVGGGLASAKQFALHLGYVKDKQILDVLKAVSIIYRDEGLRESRRKARLGHLINKWGIHKFKDEVQRSLGFNFISDLIGEYTPYSKREHFGIHESKQDGKSYIGCAVNGGFIGSLGLSSLADVLQKHGATTIRTTTTQNIVIVDAPSENAEDLAKELLDINIDANPNPFKARTLSCTGSKYCKFGVTETKDKAIELAEYLNSEFPDFNEKVSLSLNGCPNSCGHPDIVDIGLVGTKFKNKNGETITGFELVLGGNLEGNKSTLGKKMKLKIAPQDVNHTVANIIDAYIKSSKKYLGLFLKDLIEGDEFTVYSIVNR, encoded by the coding sequence ATGACAAAAATTATGAAAAAAGAGAACCCTGCACAAAGAGTTGAGCGCATAAAAAAAGAAAAAAGTGGGATAGATGTACTTAAAGATATACATGAATATGCCATACATAACAAAGAGATAGACCCAGAAGATATAGATAGGTTTAAGTGGTATGGACTCTATACTCAAAATAAAAACTTACAAGCTGATGATGATGAGACTCTGTACTTTATGTTAAGAGTAAAACTTGTTCTTGGTTCTATAAACATAGAACAGATGCGAGTTTTAGCTGATATTTCAAAAGAGTTTGCGAGAGAAACTGCAAACATTACAACTAGACAAGCTGTACAGTTTCACTTTATACAAGTTCGCGATTTACCTGAAATATTTTTCAGATTAAAAAGTGTTGGACTTAGCACACTTTTTGCAGCAGGTGATGTTCCTAGAAATATCACTACTTGTCCAGTTTCTAGCATCGATAAGAGTGAGATTTATGATGTTAGTGCATTGGCGTTAGAGTTAAATGCATATCTTGATGGAAATAAAGAGTTAGTTAATCTTCCTAGAAAATATAAGGTTGGAATAAGTGGCTGTTCTAAACACTGTATGGGACATGAGATACAAGACTTGTCTTTTACAGCAGTAAAAAGTGCAAATGGTGAAGTTCTTTTTGATGTAAGTGTTGGTGGAGGTTTAGCATCTGCTAAACAGTTTGCTTTGCATCTAGGCTATGTAAAAGATAAACAAATTTTAGATGTTTTAAAAGCTGTTAGCATTATTTATAGAGATGAAGGACTTAGAGAGAGTAGAAGAAAAGCTAGACTTGGTCATCTTATAAATAAATGGGGGATTCATAAGTTTAAAGATGAAGTGCAAAGAAGTCTTGGTTTTAACTTTATAAGTGATTTGATTGGGGAATATACTCCATACAGCAAGAGAGAACATTTTGGCATCCATGAATCTAAGCAAGATGGCAAGTCATATATCGGTTGTGCTGTAAACGGTGGTTTTATTGGTTCTCTTGGACTTTCTTCTTTAGCTGATGTTTTACAAAAGCATGGAGCAACAACTATTAGAACAACAACTACACAAAATATTGTAATAGTTGATGCACCAAGTGAAAATGCAGAGGATTTAGCAAAAGAGTTACTAGACATAAACATAGATGCTAATCCAAACCCATTTAAAGCAAGAACCCTATCTTGTACTGGTTCAAAGTATTGTAAATTTGGAGTGACTGAAACAAAAGATAAGGCTATTGAACTTGCAGAGTATTTAAATAGCGAGTTTCCTGACTTTAACGAGAAAGTATCTCTATCTTTAAACGGTTGTCCAAATTCGTGTGGGCATCCAGACATTGTAGATATCGGTCTAGTTGGAACGAAGTTTAAAAATAAAAATGGAGAAACTATCACAGGATTCGAGTTAGTTTTAGGTGGGAACTTAGAGGGAAATAAATCAACATTAGGAAAGAAGATGAAGTTAAAAATTGCACCACAAGATGTAAATCATACAGTTGCAAATATAATTGATGCATATATAAAAAGTTCTAAAAAATATTTAGGATTGTTTTTAAAAGATTTAATAGAAGGAGATGAGTTCACAGTTTATTCCATAGTAAATCGATAG
- a CDS encoding Rrf2 family transcriptional regulator produces MAIVSTKGIYGLTAMVILAKENEQKLLQIKEIASKGDIPQNYLEQILVTLKKSGIVESIRGASGGYRLSKNANNISVFEILNSLESSFAQTDTKTKNSLLQPFWDDSQKK; encoded by the coding sequence GTGGCAATAGTATCAACCAAAGGCATCTATGGTTTAACAGCGATGGTTATTTTAGCAAAAGAAAATGAACAGAAGTTATTACAAATCAAAGAGATTGCAAGTAAGGGCGATATACCGCAAAACTACCTCGAACAGATACTTGTTACTTTGAAAAAAAGTGGCATAGTTGAGAGTATTCGAGGTGCTAGTGGTGGATATAGACTATCTAAAAATGCCAACAACATATCTGTTTTTGAAATTCTAAACTCATTAGAGAGTAGTTTCGCACAAACAGATACTAAAACTAAAAACTCTCTTCTTCAACCATTTTGGGATGATTCTCAAAAAAAATAG